From the Ilumatobacteraceae bacterium genome, the window ACCACGGTGTATCTCGAGGCCGAGGTCACGTACACCGACAACGGTCGTGGGCCGTACGAGCGCACGTTCCGCTCCGTCGATCGGACGGACATCGTGGCGCCGTGAGCGGCCTGGTTGCAGCGGCCGGCGATCGCCTGCGCGCGTGGAATCGGCAGATCGACGACATCGGCGACGTGCGCGCACTGAGCGTGCTCCGGATCCTGCTCGGACCGATCGTGCTGCTGCACTTCGAAGCAACGTTCCGGATGGCGGCGGACGGTGTCGTCTACTCCGACCGCTTCTACCTGCCGTACGCGGACTGGTACCCGGAGGCCGGCCGTTCGCTGTACGTGTGGATGCTGATCGCGGCGGGTGTGGCGGCGGTGGCGATGTCGGTCGGGTTCCTCACCCGGGTCGCGACCGCCTACTCGGCGTTGTTCGTCGGCTACCACGTCTTCCTCTCGAAGACGCACTTCGCTCACAACCGAGCGTTCCTCCTGATCCTGCTGGCCACGGTCGCGATCGTGCCCGTCGGCCGGCACTACTCGGTCGACGCCTGGATCCGCCGTCGGCGCCACCCGGACACGAGGTTCGATCAGCGAGCGCCGCTCTGGCCGCTCTGGCTGGTGCGGTTCGAGGTGGCGGCGGTGTACTGCGCCTCGGCGACGTCGAAGGTGATCGACGGGGACTGGTGGGGTGGGCTCATGCTGCAGCGTCGGGCGATCGACGAGCGGGCCCAGGCGATCGACGAGGGGGCGCCGGTCTGGCTGATGGACCTGCTGGCCGACGCCGACTTCCAGTGGTGGTTCGCCAAGGTCGCGGTGCTCACCGAGTACGTGATCGGACTCGGGTTCCTTCACCGGCGGACCCGGTTGCTGGCGATCTGGATCGCGATCCCGTTCCACGTGTCGATCCAGATCGGCGCTCGCGTCCAGGTGTTCTCGTGGGCGGCGCTCGCCGCGCTCGGGATCTGGGTGATGCCGAAGGTGCGCGACCGCGTGCTGGTCGTGCCGCCGGGCCACGCCGTGGAGCGGGCCGTTCGAGCACTCGACTGGTTCGGCCGATTCGAGGTGCGGCACGGCGACACGGTCGAACTGCTCGATCGGCCGGGTGACGACGGCAGACGCGAGCGACGCGTCGGTGCCGACGCGCGGTGGACGGTGCTCAGCCGACTGCCGCCCACGTTCTGGTTCGCGGCGCCATGGTTGGTGGTCGTGCGGCGACGCACCCGTGATCGAGCCGCAGTGCGGGCGGTCACTGATAGCTGACGAACCGTGGTGCCGGCTCGTTCGCCATCGTCTCGGCAGGCGTCGGTGTCGGCTGGTCTTCGTCGTAGAAGTTCTTCCATCCGGTGAACGCGCCCTCCGGCAGTGTCGACACGACCCGCCCCCAGGTACCGCGTTTGAGTTCGAGCGTGCCGAATCCGTCCATGTGGATCACCACCTGGACGTTCTCGGTGCCGCGGATCCGCTGCTTGTCGGTGATCATCGACTCGGCGAACTGGTGGACGATGCACATCTTCGGCGGGAGGCCGTTGGCGGTGATGAGCCCGTCGATGTAGTCGATCGTCTCGTTGACCTCGGTCGCGTCGACGGTGCCGATCCGTCCGCCTCCCGGTTGCTGATCCGGGCCGACCCGCCACTCGGGGTCGAGTGCGATGCTGGCGTGTGGTTGCAGCCAGAGCGCCTCGTACTCGCGGGCCTGGTCGGGGAACCGACTGCGTCCGCTCTGGAGGTCGAACACGACGTGCATGTCGTTGGCCGCCGCGGCGTCGAGGTGTGGTTCGAACTTCTCGAACGAGAACTCGTTGGAGAAGTCGCCGTCGGATCCGGAGTCGGCGCCGGCGACCGAGGCGATGATCTCGAACGTCGGCACGACCCGCCGCCCGAACCCGTCGTAGGCGGCGGCGACGAGGGCGGCGCGGGTCGCACCCGCCACCGCGTCCTGCTCGCCGAGCACGCCGAGTCTGGTGGAGCCCGGGTGTCCGTAGAGCGCGACGTAGAGCGCTTCGGGGTCGTAGGCGCCGGGCGGGAGCGACGGGTCCGTCGGCTCGGTCGGCTCGGTCGTGTCCGGTGGCTCGCTGGTCGTCGGCTCGCTGGTGGCCGGCTCGCTGGTGGTCGTCGTGGAGGTCGAACTGGTCGTACTCGTCGTGGATGCGACGGTCGAGCCGGGAGGCGGGCTCGATCGCGGGGCCGTGGTGCTGCTCGTCGGCGGTGGGGTCGACGGGCGGGGTCCGGCGGTTGACGAGGTCAGTTGTTCGGAGCGTGTGCAGGCCGCGGCGAGGGATGCGAGACCGGTGGCGAAGGCGCCTCGCAGGAGCGCACGCCTGCCGAACGGGGCAGCGAACCTCTCGGGTGTTCCAGGTGGTGGTTCCGTCGGATCTGACAAGCGATCCACCCTGCCACGACTCGGGTGCGGATCGGGCGCGCGCCCCCGAGTGGCTCAGCCGGCGGTGGGCGCCGGGCGGAACAATCCGGAGCGCACGGCGAGTACGAGACCGGTCGCCGGGAACAGCACCGAGACCAGGAGCGCGGTCTCGTACGTGCCGCTGATCGACTCGACGAGCGCGAACAGGGCCGGTCCGATCGCGCTGCCGATCACCATCACGCTCATCTGGACCCCGGCGATGGCCCCGAGGTGGCGTCTCCCGAACAGGCGCGGGAGCGCCGCCGAGGTGAGTGGGGCGTAGCAGCCCTGTGAGAAGCCCCAGGCGGCGATCGCGACGACCGCCCACAGGGTCTGGTCGATGTGCGAGATCGACAGGTACATGATGATCTGGGCGATCGACATGGCGGCCGCTATCACGATCGCCGGGATGACGTCGACCAGCCAGCCGCCGAGCAGGGTGATCGGCACGCTGACGAACGCGATCGGCACGAAGATCTGCACGATGCGGTCGTCGGAGAGGCCGAGTTCGGCGCCGAAGTCGACGATGTGGAAGGTGAGGGCGGTGCTGGTCGCCGCCATCGCGGCAACCGGCGCGGTGACCGCCCAGAACCGGAGGTCGCGGATGGCTTGCGCACGTGTCTGGTCGTCGTCGGTGCCGATCGGCGTGTCGTTGCGCACGCTGCCGTCGGCGTGTGATTCGGCGATGCCGCCGTCGAGCACGAGCCCCGACGCCTCGGGGCTGACCCGGTACAGCACGATGATGGCCGAGCCGATGACGACGACGAGGAACGCTCCGATGATGCGCCAGGCGGTCCGGAAGCCGTCGAGGTCGATCAGCGCCAGCAAGATCGCCGGGCTCGCCGCGAACGCGAAGCTCATGAAGGCGTTGGAGACCGAGCTCACGAGACCGCGCCGACGGTCGAACCATTGCGAGATCATCGTGCGCGACGAGAGGGTCAGCAGGCCCTGTCCGCTGAACCGGAGACAGCCGAAGCCGATGCTCATCACGACCATGCCGACGGGGGTGCTCATCGCGCCGACGAAGCTGAGCCCGGCGACGGTCGCAGCGAGACCGAGGGTCGCCGCCATCGCGACGACACGCGATCCGTAGCGGTCGATCGCTCGGCCGCCGAGCGGCAGCAGGAACCCGCTGGTGCCGGTACCGATCAGGTAGGCGATCGACAGCTGAAGTCGGCTGAGTCCGGTGGTCCCGGTCAGCTCGTCGGTGAACACGCTGACGCCGGCCGTCTGCCCCGGGATCGACGCCATCACGCCGAGCGTGCCGACGGCGAGTACGACCCAGCCGTAGTAGAACCCGACCTTGGCGGGGTCGAACGGCCACCGGCCGGGGGAGCGACGGACCGGTGCGGGCGCGGGAGGGCTCTGAACCGTCACGAACGCCGACACCGGAAACGAAGCACCGAGCCAACCTACGCCGCGCCCGACCGGATCCGAAGTGTGACATCGGGCGAACGGGCCCGACCTGGTCGGGCCCGTGAACGACGAAATCCGGCCCCTGAGGACCGGATCTCGATGTCGTTGGTCGGGGTGAGAGGATTTGAACCTCCGGCCTCCACGTCCCGAACGTGGCGCGCTAACCAAGCTGCGCTACACCCCGTAGCGGACGCTGATGTTATCCGGTGGTTGCCGGTTCTTCCTCGGCTGTGAGGTCAACTTCCGATTCGACGCCGTCACCGTCGACGTCGCCGACCGGTTGTGCGGCAGGCACCGGCGGCAGGCCCTCGAAGTAGGTGCCGCCCTGCGTGACGGCCATCAGGGCACGGCGCAGCCGGAGGGCGTCGAGCGGCTTGATCAGCCAGCCGTCGGCGCCGGAACGCTGGGCGAGGAACACGTCGGCCGACCGGTCGAGCAGCATGACGGCGGGCACGTGCGGTGCCCGACCGCTCGACTCGTCGAGCCGCAGGTCCATGGTGATCGCCATGCCACCCATCGACCCCACCTGGAGATCGAGGATCGCCAGATCGGGCACGCGGTCCTTGACCACGCCGGCGACGAGACGGCCCTCGCGGCACACGGTGAACGTCGTGTCGGGTCCGCCGAGTGCGGCGGTGACCTCGTTGACGATCCAATCGGCATCGGTGGCGAGCAAGATGTGCACGCCCCGACGTTACCCGGCAGGCGTGGATTCGTGGAAGAGATGGGCGCCCAGGAGCTCGAGCGCGGCGACATCGTGCACGTCGCTCGGCAGCCGGGGTACCTCCACCACGACTCGCTCCCCGACCCGTTCGACCAACGGTCGGAGTTGTTCGCGCTCGGCGTCGGCGATGGTGCGGAGTTCGGCCAGGTTGGTCCACAGTGCCGCCAGATCGCGATCGCCACGATCGCGAGCGGTGGCGGCCCGCCGGGTGGCATCGGCGACGGTGCCGTCGCCGAACCGCGGGAGGAGCCGGTTGACGATCGTCGCAGCCACGTCGAACCCCTGCTCGTGCAACTGCTCGGCGAACCACACCGCCTCGACCACCGTGTCGCGCTGTGGCGACGACACGAGCACGAACTTGGTGGCGTCGTCGTGGAGGAGGGCGGTCACCTGTTCGGCGCGCTCGCGGAACCCCACGTCCATCCCGGCGAACGCCTGGAAGAACGCCACGGCGTCGGCCAGCACGTCGGACCCGACGACTCGGCCGATCGCCCGCAGGATCGGCTGGGTCGCGATCGACAGCACCTTCATGCCGGTCCGGGTCGGCATCATCAGCAGTTTGAACGCGGTGTGGTCGAGGAACCGGCTGAGCACGCCGGGCGCCTCCAGGAAGTCGAGCGCGTTGCGGCTGGGCGGGGTGTCGACCACGACGAGGTCGAATCGGTCGTCGCCGTGGAGTTCGTGCAGCGCCTCGGATGCCATGTACTCCTGGGTGCCGCTGAGCGCACCGGCGATGTTCTGGTAGAAGCGGTTCTCGACGATCCGGTCGGCCTGCTCGACGTCGGTCGCGTGTGAACGCACGACCCGTTCGAACATCGCCGGCGTGTCGAGCATCATCGCCCACAGCTCGCCACCATCGGGGCCCGATTCGACGGCGACCCGCTGAGGCACCCCGCTCAACCCGTCGGGGAGCCCGAGTGCGTCGGCGAGCCGGCGGGCGGGGTCGATCGTCACGACGACCACACGGCGCCCGCGCCGGGCTGCTTCGATCCCGATCACCGCCGCCGCGGTGGTCTTGCCGACGCCTCCCGAGCCGCAGCACACGAGCACGCGAGCACCGTCGACGACGGCGTCGAGCCTGCCGGTGCTCATGATGCGAGCTCCGCTGCGATCGCCGCGACGTCGGCGGCGGTGATGTCCGCCGTCGGCCGTGCGGCGAGGTGGACCTGCTCGATCGGCACGTCGGCTGCGAGGCGCGCCAGTTCCGCCTGCTGGGCACCGATCCGCTCGCGGCGGAACTCGGCGGCGGCGACAGCGTCGTCGACCTGGACGTGGGCTCGACCGAAGTCGACGGCGGCCGGATCGGGCAGGTCGACCGCCGGGTCGACCTGGTTGACCACGATCGGTGCGAGCCGCACACCGACCCGCTCCTCGATCGAGAACGACAACTCGACCAGCTCGTTGACCGGTGTCGTCTCGGGCAGGGTGACGAGTACCACCTGGCACCGGTCGGGGTCGGCCAGCAGAGCCTGCACGTCCGTCGCCTGGTCGCGCACCGGACCGCTGCGCACGGCGTCGAGCAGGCCGGGCGCCGCCGTGAGGAACGTGATCGCGTGCCCGGCGGCCGGGCCGTCGACGACGATCAGGTCCCAGTCGCCGGACCGTTCGAGCTGCTTGATCTTCCCGAGCACCACGAGATCGTCGATGCCCGGCGCGGCGGTCCCGATCACGTCGATCACGCCGGTCGACGCCAACCGCTTCGCGATCCGCTTGAAGCCGTGCTCGAACAGGTACTCCTCGAGCAGCTCGGCCGCGGACAGGTGCCGGATCTCGAGATCGGGGACCAAGCCGTCGAGCGTCGGTTTGCCGTCGAGCTCGACCACGAGGACCCGTCGGCCCGCATCGGCTGCGGCGCGCGCCAGAACTGCCGTTACCGTGGTCTTCCCCACGCCGCCCTTGCCCGCCACGATCACGAGATTCGTCGCGGTGAGCTCGGCAACAGTTACGTTCGACACACGATCTCCGGAGGCACCTGTGCGCAGACTACTGATCGGCATGCTCGCTGCCATCGCAGCGTTCAGCGCCGTGGCTCCCGGCGCGGCTGCGCAAGACGAGGCCGAGGCCACCGCGCCGGTCGACGTGCTGCAGGTCAACGGTCTGTTCGACGACATCGTGGTCGCCGAGATCGGCGCGGCGATCGACCGGGCCGACGACCAGGGCAGCCAGGCGCTGATCCTGCAGGTCGACTCGCGCGGCGCGGTCGTGAGCGACGAGGCGATCGCCGATCTCATGGTCCGGATCGACGACTCACCGGTCGCGATCGGTGTGTGGGTCGGCCCGAGCGGGGCTCGCCTGTACGGCACGCCGGCTCAGATCCTCACGGTCGCCGACGTGACGGGCATGGCGCCCGGTTCCCGTGTCGGCAACGTCGGCGCGCCGATCTCCGACTTCGACCTGGGCCCCGGCCTGAACGAGTTGCGTTCGCGCACCGTCGGTCTGTCGGAGGCCCGCTCGCTCGGGGTGTTCAAGCAGCGGATCTCCGATCTCGGGATCGCCACGTTGCCGAACATGATCGACGCACTCGACGGGTACAGCGAGAACGGCGTCGAACTCGACACGACGATCGAGACCCTCACCGACAGTGGCGTCGTGCAGCGTGAGACGATCGCCCCGGTCCGCTTCTCCAAGCTGGGTCTCGTCGACCAGTTGTTCCACACGGTCGCGAGCCCGCCGGTCGCGTACCTGCTGCTGTTGATCGGTCTCGCGCTGATCGTGTTCGAGTTCTACACCGCGGGCGTCGGCGTGGCCGGCGTGGTCGGTGCGGTGTGTGCGATCCTCGCCGCCTACGGCTTGGCGGCGTTGCCCGCTCGCGGCTGGGCGGTCGGGCTCATCGTCGCGGCGATGTTCGCGTTCGCGGTCGATGTCCAGGTCGGCATCCCGCGCTTCTGGACCGGTGTCGGCATCGTGCTCACGATCGTCGGCAGCCTGTGGTTGTTCGAGTCGGTCGACGGCACCTCGCTGCGTCCGTCGTGGCTGTCGTTGCTCGTCGGCATCGGCGGGGTGATGTTGACGTTCATCGTCGGTATGCCGTCGATGGTGCGCACCCGCTTCGCGACCCCCACCGTCGGTCGCGAGTGGATGATCGGCGCAGAGGGCACCGCCGTCACGGCGATCAGCCCCGAGGGCACGGTCAAGGTCGGTGCCGGCGAGTGGCACGCGCGCACCAACCGGGCGACCCCGCTCGAAGCGGGCGAAGCGCTGCGGGTCGCTGCGATCGACGGCGTCACACTCGAGGTCGAGCCGCTCGAAGGTGCCGCCCGTGACTACCGCGAGATGCGCAAGAAGCCCAGTGACGGGAGCGACATGTCCGACGACGCCGGCACCGACGCCGTCGTCGACGGCTGACGCCCCGCCGCTACTGCTGCGGCGGGTGCAACGCGACGAACTGGGCGGTCGCCTCTGCGGCCCGCTCCTCGACTGCCGCCGAGTCGGGGGCCGGCTCGCCGAGTAGGCAGCGGATCTGCGTGTCGCGGATCACGAGACCGTAGAACGTCTCGAATGCCTTCGCCGGATCGTCGATCCCGATCAGGCCGGCGGTGTCGAGACGGGTCAGGTACGCCTCGACGATCGGCCCCACTCGATGGCGGCCCGAAGCGAGCAGTTCGTCGGCGAGCGACGGGATCGTCATCGCCGCCCGGTTGAGCGCGATCGACGAAGGGCTGGTCAGGAGTCGGAGCAGGTTGCCGCCGAAGCCGGTCAGGGTCGCGAGCGATGCCTCACCGCCCGCCAGCGCCTCCTGGACCCGCGCTGCGCTGGTGTCCGCGTTGTGTCGGATCAGCGCGGCGACGAGACCGTCCCGGTTCTCGAACCACGAGTAGAGGGTCTCCTTCGATGCGCCCGCCCGCCTGGCGATCGAGGCCATCGTGGCCGCGGCGACGCCGTGTTCGACCAGTTCGGCGAGCGCCGCCTCGATCACCTCGAGTCGCCGACGTTCCACGTCGGCGGCCTTGGGACGTCCTCGGCGTCGCGTGGTGGGTCGGTCGGGCACTTGACAAGCGTACCAGCGGGTACCATTATGTCTTAATCGAACCAACTGGTTCGATTAATGAACACGATCGAGGAGCCGACGATGACCGACCTGCTGATGACCGACCACGACCGCCGGGACCGCTCGGAACGACCCGAACCCCGGACGGCGCCGGTCGCCGCGGCGAAGAACACCGCGGTCGCGGCATCCTCGACGAAACCCTCGTCGGTCGCCGGGGCGATACTCGGGGTGGCGGCCGTGCTCGCCGGGCTGTTCGCCGGGTTCTTCCTGACCTATTCGGCGTCGGTCCAACTCGGCCTCGCCCGGGTCGACGACCTCACCTACGTCCGGACGTTCCAGGCGATCAACGCAACGATCCGCAACCCGGCGTTCGCCGTCATGTTCTTCGGCTGCGTGCCGTCGATCGCGATGGCCGCAGCCCTTCACCGGCGGACCGACCGTCGCACCGCGTTCGCGCTCGTCGTCGGCGCGGTCCTGTGCACGGCGGTCGTCGTGATCACGTTCTCGTTCAACGTGCCGTTGAACGACGAACTGGCGACGTGGGTCGAGCCAACGGCGGATCAGGCGCGCGTGGCCCGAGCGGACTTCGAGACCGTGTGGAACCGCTGGAACCTGGCCCGGACGATCCTGTCGGTCGCCGGGGCGATCGCCGTGGCCACCGCCGCCGTCACGTCGAGTCGGGCAGCCGCGGACCGGCGATCCTGAGATCACCGCGTCGCCGGGTGACGCCTCGGGCGTCGAGTTCGGCCACGATCGGCAGTGCGAACTTCCGGCTCGCTCCGGTGCGATCGCGGAACTCGGCGACCGTGAAGCCCGCCTCGTCGGCGGCGAGGAGTTCGGCCGCGACGCCGGCCGCCGTGTCGATGGCATCGACGTGGAACACGATCTGGTCCCGCTCGACCAACGTGCCACGGCGGATCAACTCGCGAATCGCCGTGCGGTCGGCGTCGGTGGGCATGTCCGGGGTGAAGCCGCCCGCTCGGATCTGCTCGATCAACGGGTGACCGTCGAACGGGTCGACGGCATCGGCAGCCCGGGCCCGACCCAATTCGACCGCGACACCGTCGAGCGTCTCGAGCAGCGCCCGTTCGTGGTCGGCCAGCGCCGCGGTGTCGAATCCCAGGTCGTCGGCCTCGGCGACCGCAGCACGCAGCCGCTCCTCGGTCGCGGCCAGTTCGTCCGGTGTGGTCACCCAGCGTCCGACGGTGGGCTCGACGACCTCACCGGTCAGCAGTTCGAGGTCATCGACGTCGACCCATCCGCGCTCTCGCACCACACGTTCGACCGACCGGTCGGGCCGGGCGCGCGACGCCCGGGTGATCGGATCGATGTCGAGAACCTCGCCACCGCCGATCGTCTCGTCGCGGCCCGACTCGCGCAGCACGTAGCGGTCACCGGGCAGCAGCGGCAGTTCGGTGTCGAGGAAGAGGCGAACCGAACCCGACGTACCGGGGGCGAGGGCCTCGCCACCGAGCACCCGAACCTTCACGGTCAGTTCGCGCGAGCCCACGTAGGCGGCGTAGGCGCCGCGTCGGGACACGTCGTGGCCGAGCCCGGCGAGTACATCGAGGGAGGCGTCGAACCGGTCGGTGGTCCGCCATCGACCGGGCGTGACCACGGCGTCGCCGCGGGCGATCTCGTCGTGGCCCACGCCGTTGAGGTTCAGCGCGACCCGGTTGCCCGGGCCGATCTCGTCGACCCCGGCACCGAGCGACTGGATCGAGCGGATGCGGGCACTGTGTGCGCCCGGCTCGATCGAGACGGTGTCGTCGTGGCGGAGCGTGCCACCGGTCAGCGTGCCGGTCACGACGGTGCCGCTGCCCTTGGCCGCGAACACGCGGTCGATCCACAGGCGAGGCCGATGTCGATCGGCGCTCGGCGGTGTCTCGGCCACCAGCGTGTCGAGCGCGGACCGCAACTCGTCGAGTCCGTCGCCCGTGATCGACGCGACCGGGACGATCGGGGCGCC encodes:
- a CDS encoding HTTM domain-containing protein, producing the protein MSGLVAAAGDRLRAWNRQIDDIGDVRALSVLRILLGPIVLLHFEATFRMAADGVVYSDRFYLPYADWYPEAGRSLYVWMLIAAGVAAVAMSVGFLTRVATAYSALFVGYHVFLSKTHFAHNRAFLLILLATVAIVPVGRHYSVDAWIRRRRHPDTRFDQRAPLWPLWLVRFEVAAVYCASATSKVIDGDWWGGLMLQRRAIDERAQAIDEGAPVWLMDLLADADFQWWFAKVAVLTEYVIGLGFLHRRTRLLAIWIAIPFHVSIQIGARVQVFSWAALAALGIWVMPKVRDRVLVVPPGHAVERAVRALDWFGRFEVRHGDTVELLDRPGDDGRRERRVGADARWTVLSRLPPTFWFAAPWLVVVRRRTRDRAAVRAVTDS
- a CDS encoding MFS transporter; translated protein: MTVQSPPAPAPVRRSPGRWPFDPAKVGFYYGWVVLAVGTLGVMASIPGQTAGVSVFTDELTGTTGLSRLQLSIAYLIGTGTSGFLLPLGGRAIDRYGSRVVAMAATLGLAATVAGLSFVGAMSTPVGMVVMSIGFGCLRFSGQGLLTLSSRTMISQWFDRRRGLVSSVSNAFMSFAFAASPAILLALIDLDGFRTAWRIIGAFLVVVIGSAIIVLYRVSPEASGLVLDGGIAESHADGSVRNDTPIGTDDDQTRAQAIRDLRFWAVTAPVAAMAATSTALTFHIVDFGAELGLSDDRIVQIFVPIAFVSVPITLLGGWLVDVIPAIVIAAAMSIAQIIMYLSISHIDQTLWAVVAIAAWGFSQGCYAPLTSAALPRLFGRRHLGAIAGVQMSVMVIGSAIGPALFALVESISGTYETALLVSVLFPATGLVLAVRSGLFRPAPTAG
- a CDS encoding ArsA-related P-loop ATPase, with the protein product MSTGRLDAVVDGARVLVCCGSGGVGKTTAAAVIGIEAARRGRRVVVVTIDPARRLADALGLPDGLSGVPQRVAVESGPDGGELWAMMLDTPAMFERVVRSHATDVEQADRIVENRFYQNIAGALSGTQEYMASEALHELHGDDRFDLVVVDTPPSRNALDFLEAPGVLSRFLDHTAFKLLMMPTRTGMKVLSIATQPILRAIGRVVGSDVLADAVAFFQAFAGMDVGFRERAEQVTALLHDDATKFVLVSSPQRDTVVEAVWFAEQLHEQGFDVAATIVNRLLPRFGDGTVADATRRAATARDRGDRDLAALWTNLAELRTIADAEREQLRPLVERVGERVVVEVPRLPSDVHDVAALELLGAHLFHESTPAG
- a CDS encoding ArsA-related P-loop ATPase; this encodes MSNVTVAELTATNLVIVAGKGGVGKTTVTAVLARAAADAGRRVLVVELDGKPTLDGLVPDLEIRHLSAAELLEEYLFEHGFKRIAKRLASTGVIDVIGTAAPGIDDLVVLGKIKQLERSGDWDLIVVDGPAAGHAITFLTAAPGLLDAVRSGPVRDQATDVQALLADPDRCQVVLVTLPETTPVNELVELSFSIEERVGVRLAPIVVNQVDPAVDLPDPAAVDFGRAHVQVDDAVAAAEFRRERIGAQQAELARLAADVPIEQVHLAARPTADITAADVAAIAAELAS
- a CDS encoding NfeD family protein translates to MRRLLIGMLAAIAAFSAVAPGAAAQDEAEATAPVDVLQVNGLFDDIVVAEIGAAIDRADDQGSQALILQVDSRGAVVSDEAIADLMVRIDDSPVAIGVWVGPSGARLYGTPAQILTVADVTGMAPGSRVGNVGAPISDFDLGPGLNELRSRTVGLSEARSLGVFKQRISDLGIATLPNMIDALDGYSENGVELDTTIETLTDSGVVQRETIAPVRFSKLGLVDQLFHTVASPPVAYLLLLIGLALIVFEFYTAGVGVAGVVGAVCAILAAYGLAALPARGWAVGLIVAAMFAFAVDVQVGIPRFWTGVGIVLTIVGSLWLFESVDGTSLRPSWLSLLVGIGGVMLTFIVGMPSMVRTRFATPTVGREWMIGAEGTAVTAISPEGTVKVGAGEWHARTNRATPLEAGEALRVAAIDGVTLEVEPLEGAARDYREMRKKPSDGSDMSDDAGTDAVVDG
- a CDS encoding TetR/AcrR family transcriptional regulator, with the protein product MPDRPTTRRRGRPKAADVERRRLEVIEAALAELVEHGVAAATMASIARRAGASKETLYSWFENRDGLVAALIRHNADTSAARVQEALAGGEASLATLTGFGGNLLRLLTSPSSIALNRAAMTIPSLADELLASGRHRVGPIVEAYLTRLDTAGLIGIDDPAKAFETFYGLVIRDTQIRCLLGEPAPDSAAVEERAAEATAQFVALHPPQQ
- a CDS encoding DUF1772 domain-containing protein produces the protein MNTIEEPTMTDLLMTDHDRRDRSERPEPRTAPVAAAKNTAVAASSTKPSSVAGAILGVAAVLAGLFAGFFLTYSASVQLGLARVDDLTYVRTFQAINATIRNPAFAVMFFGCVPSIAMAAALHRRTDRRTAFALVVGAVLCTAVVVITFSFNVPLNDELATWVEPTADQARVARADFETVWNRWNLARTILSVAGAIAVATAAVTSSRAAADRRS
- the selB gene encoding selenocysteine-specific translation elongation factor encodes the protein MRVVATAGHVDHGKSSLVLALTGTDPDRFEEEKRRGLTIDLGFAHTALPSGAEVSFVDVPGHVRFLRNMLAGVGGVDACLFVVAATEGWKPQSEEHLRILELLGLRHGVIALTKRDLVDDEWLEIATLEVADHVGGTFLDGAPIVPVASITGDGLDELRSALDTLVAETPPSADRHRPRLWIDRVFAAKGSGTVVTGTLTGGTLRHDDTVSIEPGAHSARIRSIQSLGAGVDEIGPGNRVALNLNGVGHDEIARGDAVVTPGRWRTTDRFDASLDVLAGLGHDVSRRGAYAAYVGSRELTVKVRVLGGEALAPGTSGSVRLFLDTELPLLPGDRYVLRESGRDETIGGGEVLDIDPITRASRARPDRSVERVVRERGWVDVDDLELLTGEVVEPTVGRWVTTPDELAATEERLRAAVAEADDLGFDTAALADHERALLETLDGVAVELGRARAADAVDPFDGHPLIEQIRAGGFTPDMPTDADRTAIRELIRRGTLVERDQIVFHVDAIDTAAGVAAELLAADEAGFTVAEFRDRTGASRKFALPIVAELDARGVTRRRGDLRIAGPRLPDST